In one window of Desulfuromonas sp. KJ2020 DNA:
- the glpX gene encoding class II fructose-bisphosphatase gives MDRNLALELVRVTEAAALSCGRWVGKGDKMAADDAATNAMRRTLESINISGTVVIGEGEMDEAPMLYIGEKVGNGEAPEVDIAVDPLEGTNICAKGMNGSITTIAIAPRGGFLHAPDMYMEKIATGPAARDAIDINLPPAENLKRVAAAKKCYVEDLTVVVLDRPRHEKMVEEIRKAGARIHLISDGDVAPAIAAAVDGSGVDLMMGIGGAPEGVLAAAALKCMGGGMQGRLVFMSKDERDRALKMGIDDFDQVYLAEDMAKGDVFFAATGVTSGDLLDGVRYFSGGAETHSIVMRSRSRTVRFIKSQHYFDYKPTY, from the coding sequence ATGGACAGAAATCTCGCTCTTGAACTGGTCAGGGTAACCGAAGCCGCCGCCCTCTCCTGTGGACGGTGGGTCGGCAAGGGAGACAAGATGGCTGCCGACGATGCCGCCACCAACGCCATGCGGCGCACCCTGGAATCCATCAACATCAGCGGGACCGTAGTCATCGGAGAGGGGGAAATGGATGAAGCCCCCATGCTCTATATTGGTGAAAAAGTGGGCAACGGCGAAGCCCCCGAAGTCGATATCGCTGTCGACCCTCTGGAGGGAACCAACATCTGCGCCAAGGGAATGAACGGCTCCATCACGACCATTGCGATAGCTCCTCGCGGGGGGTTTCTCCATGCACCCGACATGTATATGGAAAAAATCGCCACGGGTCCGGCGGCGCGGGATGCCATCGACATCAATCTGCCACCCGCCGAGAATCTCAAGCGGGTCGCTGCGGCCAAAAAATGTTACGTGGAAGATCTGACCGTGGTCGTACTGGATCGACCCCGCCACGAGAAGATGGTGGAGGAGATTCGCAAAGCCGGAGCCCGCATCCACCTTATCTCCGACGGGGATGTGGCACCAGCCATAGCCGCTGCCGTCGACGGCAGCGGCGTCGACCTCATGATGGGGATTGGCGGCGCTCCCGAAGGCGTGCTGGCTGCTGCCGCCCTCAAATGCATGGGAGGGGGCATGCAGGGACGCCTGGTTTTCATGAGTAAGGACGAGAGGGATCGCGCCCTTAAAATGGGTATCGACGATTTTGACCAGGTCTACCTGGCGGAAGATATGGCCAAAGGCGACGTCTTTTTCGCCGCCACCGGCGTCACCAGCGGCGATCTTCTCGATGGCGTCCGTTACTTTTCCGGCGGCGCCGAAACACACTCCATCGTCATGCGTTCCCGCAGTCGAACCGTCCGCTTCATCAAGTCTCAGCATTACTTCGACTACAAACCAACCTATTGA
- a CDS encoding cytidylate kinase family protein: MAIITISREMGSAGIPIAHMLAEKLGYTLLDGETIKEAAMNYGVSPDALENADEKPPAFIEKLDEKAELDLHYIELIILEYALKGNVIIYGRGGQDLLQDIKSILRVRIIAPFEERVERWAEREWLDPDLARIMVRRSDQQRAGFIKYYFDRDWEDPLGYDLVINTSKLTEETAVKVICDGVKDQNLVDLKQNCKKKLTNLILRKKAEIAILTQDGVDGHHVEITGEDGKIVLSGHVHSDKEKKLSVAAVQKIDGVKEVVNKLRVIEYRNYPKEH, translated from the coding sequence ATGGCAATCATTACCATCTCCCGCGAAATGGGAAGCGCCGGCATTCCCATCGCCCACATGCTGGCAGAAAAACTGGGCTACACCTTGCTTGACGGCGAAACGATCAAAGAAGCCGCCATGAATTACGGCGTCAGCCCCGACGCCCTCGAAAATGCTGATGAAAAGCCCCCGGCTTTTATCGAAAAGCTCGATGAAAAGGCCGAACTGGACCTCCACTATATCGAACTGATCATCCTCGAATACGCCCTCAAGGGCAATGTCATCATCTACGGCCGAGGCGGTCAGGATCTCCTGCAGGATATCAAGAGCATCTTGCGGGTTCGCATCATCGCCCCCTTCGAGGAGCGCGTCGAGCGCTGGGCTGAAAGGGAATGGCTCGACCCGGACCTCGCCCGCATCATGGTGCGTCGCAGCGATCAGCAGCGGGCCGGCTTTATCAAATATTACTTTGACCGGGACTGGGAAGATCCCCTGGGCTACGACCTGGTCATCAACACGTCTAAACTGACGGAAGAGACGGCGGTCAAGGTAATCTGTGATGGCGTCAAGGACCAGAACCTCGTTGACCTGAAGCAGAACTGCAAAAAGAAATTGACCAATCTCATCCTGCGGAAAAAGGCGGAAATCGCTATCCTGACCCAGGACGGAGTCGATGGCCACCATGTCGAAATCACGGGAGAAGACGGCAAAATCGTTCTTTCCGGACATGTTCACAGCGACAAAGAAAAGAAGCTTTCCGTCGCCGCCGTACAGAAAATTGACGGTGTCAAGGAAGTGGTCAACAAGCTTCGGGTCATTGAGTACCGAAACTACCCGAAAGAGCACTGA
- a CDS encoding YebC/PmpR family DNA-binding transcriptional regulator, translated as MAGHSKWANIKHRKGAQDAKRGKVFTKLIKEITVAAKIGGGDIEGNPRLRTAIDKAKSENMPKDTIERAIKKGTGDMDGVNYEEGTFEGYGPGGVAVIVEFMTDNRTRTVADVRHIFNKHNGSLGVSGSVSYLFDRKGLISFPTENDFDTIFEAALEAGAEDVKDEGDSYEVITDPSNFIEVREAIAEKGLKWETAEITMLPQTMVQVEGKQAEQMLKMMDKLEDNDDVQNVYANFDISDEDYASLMG; from the coding sequence ATGGCTGGACACAGTAAATGGGCGAACATCAAACACCGCAAAGGCGCCCAGGACGCCAAACGCGGCAAAGTTTTTACCAAACTGATCAAGGAAATCACGGTTGCCGCCAAAATTGGCGGTGGTGACATAGAAGGCAATCCCCGTCTCCGTACGGCCATCGACAAGGCCAAGAGCGAGAACATGCCGAAGGATACCATCGAACGGGCCATTAAAAAGGGAACGGGCGACATGGACGGTGTGAATTACGAAGAAGGCACCTTCGAAGGCTACGGGCCTGGCGGGGTCGCCGTCATCGTCGAGTTCATGACCGACAACCGCACCCGCACCGTGGCGGATGTGCGCCACATCTTCAACAAGCACAACGGCAGCCTGGGCGTCAGCGGCTCCGTGTCCTATCTGTTCGACCGCAAGGGATTGATCTCCTTTCCGACGGAGAACGATTTCGACACGATCTTCGAAGCCGCCCTCGAAGCCGGCGCCGAAGACGTCAAGGACGAAGGAGATTCCTACGAAGTCATCACCGACCCATCCAACTTCATCGAAGTGCGCGAAGCCATCGCCGAGAAGGGTCTGAAGTGGGAAACGGCCGAAATCACCATGCTCCCCCAGACCATGGTGCAGGTTGAAGGCAAGCAGGCCGAACAGATGCTCAAGATGATGGACAAGCTCGAAGACAACGACGACGTGCAGAACGTCTACGCCAACTTCGACATTTCCGATGAGGATTACGCCAGCCTTATGGGCTAA
- the ruvC gene encoding crossover junction endodeoxyribonuclease RuvC has protein sequence MRILGIDPGSRVTGYGVIEKQGNRLIHIDNGAIYTDSKDSLAHRLQTIHEGLVRIIGRYNPEAMAVEEIFLAKNALSALKLGHARGAALLAGTRHQLPVFEYTALQVKSAVVGYGRAAKPQVQHMVRVLMNLPEIAQEDASDALAVAICHAHSHQLTARLQKSSR, from the coding sequence ATGCGCATACTCGGAATCGATCCCGGCAGCCGGGTGACTGGCTACGGCGTCATCGAAAAGCAGGGAAACCGGCTGATTCATATTGATAACGGCGCCATCTACACCGACAGCAAAGACAGCTTGGCCCATCGGCTGCAGACTATTCATGAAGGTCTGGTTCGGATTATCGGGCGATACAATCCAGAGGCTATGGCCGTCGAAGAAATCTTCCTCGCCAAAAACGCCCTGTCCGCGCTCAAGCTCGGCCATGCCAGAGGAGCAGCCCTGTTGGCCGGGACACGGCACCAGCTTCCCGTTTTCGAGTACACAGCCTTGCAGGTCAAAAGCGCCGTGGTCGGTTACGGCCGCGCTGCCAAGCCCCAGGTGCAGCACATGGTCCGTGTCCTCATGAATCTGCCGGAGATCGCCCAGGAAGATGCTTCGGACGCCCTCGCCGTCGCTATCTGTCATGCCCACAGTCACCAACTGACTGCCAGGCTGCAGAAGAGCTCGCGCTAA
- the ruvA gene encoding Holliday junction branch migration protein RuvA, with translation MIALLTGNIVFKSIDHIILETGGVGYRVMIPLSTFYSLPEQGDSRLHIYTHVKEDAIHLYGFLRLDEKEMFQLLLSVSGIGPRLALNILSNITTEELKSSLYDGNLKRLSGIPGIGKKTAERMVLELKDKVAKMASSGQSTAARPAAAPAQNIFDDTLSALTNLGYKEAQARKALESMEIPTEASLEDLLKGALKILLK, from the coding sequence ATGATCGCTCTACTGACGGGAAATATCGTCTTCAAATCCATAGACCACATCATCCTGGAAACGGGAGGCGTCGGCTACCGGGTCATGATCCCCCTATCCACCTTCTACAGTCTGCCGGAACAAGGCGACAGCCGTCTGCATATTTATACCCATGTCAAGGAAGATGCCATCCACCTCTATGGCTTTCTCCGACTGGATGAAAAGGAAATGTTCCAGCTGTTGCTGAGCGTCTCGGGGATCGGACCGCGCCTGGCGCTGAACATTCTGTCCAATATCACGACAGAGGAGCTGAAATCCTCCCTTTACGACGGCAATCTCAAAAGGTTGTCCGGCATACCGGGGATCGGCAAAAAGACGGCTGAACGCATGGTGCTCGAATTAAAAGATAAAGTCGCCAAAATGGCATCCAGCGGACAGTCTACCGCCGCCCGCCCTGCGGCAGCACCGGCGCAGAACATCTTCGACGACACCTTGTCGGCCTTGACCAACCTCGGCTACAAAGAGGCTCAGGCGCGCAAGGCTCTGGAATCCATGGAGATTCCAACCGAAGCCAGCCTTGAGGACCTTCTCAAGGGGGCATTGAAAATACTGCTGAAATAG
- the ruvB gene encoding Holliday junction branch migration DNA helicase RuvB: MTERIITPDLAEDDQNFESSLRPRTLREYIGQTKAKENLQIFIDAARRRGESLDHVLFFGPPGLGKTTLANIIANEMGVSLKSTSGPVIEKSGDLAAILTNLEAGDVLFIDEIHRLSPVVEEVLYPAMEDYQLDIIIGQGPSARTIKLDLPRFTLVGATTRAGLLSSPLRDRFGVISRLEFYSDEELATIVERSAEILHIPTEKDGALEIARRSRGTPRIANRLLRRVRDFAQVKGDGVITRDIADSALGRLEVDRLGFDHMDRRILLTIIDKFAGGPVGLETLAAIVGEEKDTIEDVIEPFLLQQGYLNRTPRGRMATPLAYRHFQRLPGGKDTHGDLFG; this comes from the coding sequence ATGACTGAAAGAATCATCACCCCCGACCTGGCTGAAGACGACCAGAACTTCGAGAGCAGCCTGAGACCGCGGACGCTGCGTGAATATATCGGTCAGACCAAGGCCAAGGAAAATCTCCAGATTTTCATCGACGCCGCCCGCCGCCGAGGCGAGTCTCTCGACCATGTTCTTTTCTTCGGGCCACCGGGTCTAGGCAAAACAACCCTGGCCAACATCATCGCCAACGAAATGGGTGTCAGCTTAAAAAGCACCTCCGGTCCCGTCATAGAAAAATCGGGGGATCTCGCCGCGATTCTGACCAATCTCGAGGCCGGAGATGTCCTGTTCATCGACGAAATCCACCGACTGTCCCCTGTCGTCGAAGAAGTCCTTTATCCGGCCATGGAAGACTACCAGCTCGACATCATTATCGGCCAGGGACCTTCAGCCCGGACCATCAAACTCGACCTGCCCCGCTTCACCCTGGTCGGCGCCACGACCCGCGCCGGGCTGTTGTCCTCCCCGCTGCGGGATCGCTTCGGGGTTATTTCACGGCTTGAATTCTATTCGGACGAGGAACTGGCCACGATCGTCGAACGCAGTGCGGAAATCCTCCATATTCCCACCGAGAAGGATGGAGCCCTCGAAATTGCCAGACGCAGTCGAGGAACGCCCCGCATCGCCAACCGCCTGCTGCGCCGGGTCAGGGATTTCGCCCAGGTCAAGGGGGATGGCGTCATCACGCGAGACATTGCCGATTCGGCTCTCGGCCGGCTGGAAGTCGACCGACTCGGGTTCGACCACATGGACCGTCGCATTCTGCTGACCATTATCGACAAGTTCGCCGGAGGACCGGTAGGACTGGAGACTCTCGCCGCCATTGTGGGTGAAGAAAAGGATACCATCGAGGATGTCATTGAACCCTTTCTGCTCCAGCAGGGATATTTGAACCGGACGCCGCGAGGACGCATGGCCACACCGCTCGCCTATCGGCATTTCCAGCGCCTTCCCGGGGGCAAGGATACTCATGGCGATCTTTTCGGCTGA
- a CDS encoding diguanylate cyclase: MKPIRMTVTKRVAAGYLLVVIFTLTAIIYALASLHTQTARSEKLVSVDFNALNLSRSLRQNLLNQDRLEKQLLILKDEEIQALLSFRQQEADALWQDLAALPLELNLAATSEVMAQYQKERLKGNSLLETEAWQEAERFSSHTLAPLRSTLLDQFDTLIDQQEIAIDNSLNVFSEDSSRAYQVAVILTFLGLFLSAPVALTVIFSIHRSIKKLVQATQAVAAGSFDHQPDIHAKDEFGDLAREFAAMAIKLRELEQVQLDANPLTHLPGGLSIERELENRIHQGKSFAHLYLDLDHFKPFGDRYGYKTGSDVISFVGDIINDIVQQEGTPDDLVGHIGGDDYVVITEPDRAETIAKKIIDRFDREVPEFYTEEDRSNGFFFGKDRFGVERQFPILTLSIGIICSNNLDSPSSLAISRECANIKEHLKKMPGSNYLINRRRNL, encoded by the coding sequence ATGAAACCAATCCGCATGACCGTAACCAAAAGGGTGGCCGCAGGATATCTTCTCGTTGTCATTTTCACCCTGACAGCCATTATCTACGCCTTGGCCAGCCTCCATACCCAGACCGCCCGCTCAGAAAAACTGGTATCCGTCGACTTCAACGCCCTCAACCTGTCCCGCTCCTTGCGCCAGAATTTGCTGAACCAGGACCGTCTGGAAAAGCAGCTGCTGATCCTGAAAGATGAAGAAATTCAAGCCCTCCTGAGCTTTCGTCAGCAGGAGGCGGACGCGCTCTGGCAAGACCTGGCCGCCCTGCCCCTTGAACTGAATCTGGCCGCTACTTCGGAGGTCATGGCTCAATACCAGAAAGAACGGCTTAAAGGCAACAGCCTCCTCGAGACTGAAGCCTGGCAAGAGGCGGAACGCTTTTCGAGCCACACACTGGCCCCGTTGCGCTCCACTCTGCTGGATCAATTTGACACTCTCATCGACCAGCAGGAAATAGCCATCGACAACTCTCTCAACGTTTTTTCGGAAGACAGCTCCCGAGCCTATCAAGTCGCGGTCATCCTGACCTTTCTGGGGCTTTTTCTGTCAGCGCCCGTGGCCCTGACGGTTATTTTCAGCATTCATCGTTCCATCAAAAAGCTGGTTCAGGCGACCCAGGCGGTAGCCGCCGGCAGCTTTGATCACCAGCCGGACATTCACGCCAAGGATGAATTCGGCGACCTCGCCCGTGAGTTCGCCGCCATGGCCATCAAGCTACGAGAACTGGAGCAGGTGCAGCTTGACGCCAATCCCCTGACCCATCTGCCGGGAGGATTGAGTATCGAGCGGGAGTTGGAGAACCGCATCCACCAGGGGAAGAGCTTTGCTCACCTCTACCTGGACCTGGATCATTTCAAACCCTTCGGTGACCGCTATGGCTACAAAACGGGCAGCGATGTCATCTCCTTTGTTGGGGACATCATCAATGACATTGTGCAACAGGAAGGCACCCCGGACGATCTGGTCGGCCACATCGGCGGAGACGACTATGTGGTGATTACCGAACCGGATCGGGCTGAGACCATCGCGAAAAAGATCATCGATCGTTTTGACCGGGAAGTCCCTGAGTTCTACACGGAGGAAGACCGGTCCAATGGCTTTTTCTTCGGCAAGGATCGTTTTGGCGTAGAACGGCAGTTTCCCATTCTGACCCTGTCCATTGGCATCATTTGCAGCAACAACCTTGACTCGCCGTCCTCCTTGGCTATCAGCCGGGAATGCGCTAATATCAAGGAACATTTGAAAAAAATGCCCGGAAGTAATTACCTGATAAACCGAAGACGGAATCTGTAA
- a CDS encoding DUF2905 domain-containing protein codes for MAPGKMLILAGLILLTAGLLITYGPKIPLLGKLPGDIRIERENFTFYFPLGTSLLVSALLSLLFWLFRR; via the coding sequence ATGGCACCAGGCAAAATGCTCATACTGGCAGGTCTCATTCTTCTCACGGCGGGCCTTCTGATTACGTATGGGCCCAAAATCCCCCTGCTGGGCAAACTGCCCGGCGACATCCGTATTGAGAGGGAAAACTTCACCTTTTACTTTCCCTTGGGAACCAGTCTGCTTGTCTCGGCCCTGCTCTCCCTTCTTTTTTGGCTGTTTCGACGCTGA
- a CDS encoding patatin-like phospholipase family protein, whose translation MAKSIGLALGSGAARGLAHIGVLKELAENDIPVSAIAGTSMGAFIGALYAAGVPLTEMEEVALKQDWRKLARLIDPALPTSGLINGRNVASFIQNLLPVHTFEELSIPLAVVTTDIETGEHVIIKKGRLDDALRAAIAFPGVFPPVRFGDRFLVDGGLCIPVPINQVRDLGVEVTIGVCTIPEVEKKATEDFLLHKKEKKKSGNSFMNLLTVEAVEKLFKSPLGNNRHAPGESAQAEETAEERKPPGILKIFAQSIAIMENEINSLRLEKDEADLLIRPDLNGITLLEFNRAEETIQAGVKATKKVLPKVRDLAQL comes from the coding sequence ATGGCCAAATCTATAGGACTTGCTCTTGGCAGTGGAGCGGCACGGGGTCTCGCTCATATCGGTGTTCTTAAAGAACTTGCGGAAAACGACATTCCGGTCAGCGCCATTGCCGGCACCTCCATGGGCGCTTTTATAGGAGCCCTCTATGCCGCGGGCGTTCCCCTGACGGAAATGGAAGAGGTTGCCCTCAAGCAGGACTGGCGAAAACTGGCGCGTCTTATTGACCCAGCCTTACCGACCTCCGGACTCATCAACGGCAGAAACGTCGCTTCCTTCATTCAGAACCTTCTTCCTGTCCACACTTTCGAAGAACTTTCCATTCCCCTGGCGGTCGTTACCACCGATATCGAAACGGGTGAACACGTCATTATAAAAAAAGGCCGCCTGGACGATGCCCTCAGAGCAGCGATCGCCTTTCCCGGCGTCTTCCCGCCAGTCCGCTTCGGCGACCGTTTCCTGGTAGACGGGGGTCTCTGCATCCCTGTCCCCATCAACCAGGTTCGCGACCTCGGTGTCGAGGTCACCATTGGCGTATGCACAATTCCCGAGGTGGAGAAAAAAGCGACTGAAGATTTTCTTCTCCATAAAAAAGAGAAGAAAAAATCCGGGAACAGCTTCATGAATCTGCTCACTGTCGAAGCCGTCGAGAAACTTTTCAAATCCCCTCTGGGGAACAACCGTCACGCGCCCGGCGAAAGCGCACAGGCAGAAGAAACCGCAGAAGAGCGTAAGCCACCGGGAATTTTAAAGATTTTTGCTCAGAGCATCGCCATCATGGAAAATGAGATCAACTCTCTGAGGCTGGAAAAAGATGAAGCGGATCTGCTCATTCGCCCAGATCTTAACGGGATTACCCTATTGGAGTTCAATCGTGCGGAAGAAACGATTCAGGCTGGTGTGAAAGCCACGAAAAAGGTACTTCCCAAGGTACGCGATTTAGCTCAACTTTGA
- a CDS encoding phasin family protein: MLEFLEKTLFTTVGAVALSQKRAEELLKEMKERFDITEEEGKAFLSNLQEKAKENQQKLEQAAREEVKKACERAGVVTTDEFEKLRKKVAQLEKLVKDQG, encoded by the coding sequence ATGCTGGAATTTTTAGAAAAAACTCTTTTTACCACCGTGGGTGCCGTGGCTTTGAGCCAAAAAAGAGCGGAAGAGCTGCTAAAGGAGATGAAAGAACGCTTTGACATTACCGAAGAGGAAGGCAAAGCCTTTTTGAGCAATCTTCAGGAAAAAGCCAAGGAAAACCAGCAGAAACTTGAACAGGCGGCCCGGGAAGAGGTAAAAAAAGCCTGTGAACGGGCGGGGGTCGTCACCACCGATGAATTTGAAAAACTGAGGAAAAAAGTCGCCCAGCTTGAAAAGCTGGTAAAGGATCAGGGTTAG